In a single window of the Pseudopipra pipra isolate bDixPip1 chromosome 21, bDixPip1.hap1, whole genome shotgun sequence genome:
- the TMEM132E gene encoding transmembrane protein 132E, which translates to MASPEKMLPGPAALLCCLCSLLLPAHAKGPAPSPEPAEPPGAILLPVSYRLSNTRLAFFLKEVGASPVGNGSAPLQRSEPFVVFQTKELPVLNVTLGPFSTGLVLPKEHLQPSSTLEVPDRLTVNWKVRAFIIQPRLVASQPVVQVLFYVAGRDWDDFDVTDRLPCVRLHAFRDAREIKSSCRLRGSLAMCLVQAELPHAWFGPSAVPLGRRKSPESLEVPGESQQAELYYTLHAPDGAGQCLGDTVPRRGAGGARTEGPTQHPLLRIGSVSLLQPPPGQPMQEHRLDGNVFIRLPDKPLKPGEVLSILLYLMSNSTVEHFTLRVKAKKGVNLLSTKSRSGQWLVSSELLTGGKHSTATVDVSRVDGARPRDGDDSSEIMQLDFEMENFTSQSVTRRIMWHIDYRGRNPPPDLEKVVTELTVIQRDIRAIVPLAMDTEIINTAILTGRTVAIPVKVIAIELSGVVVDVSAMVECKSNNEDIIKVSSSCDYVFVSGKESRGSMSARVTFTYEHLSAPLEMTVWVPKLPLHIELSDARLSQVKGWRVPILPDRRSVRDSEHEEDEEERKQSRGCALQYQHSTLQVFTQFHTTAAEGTEQVVTMLGPDWLVEVTDLVSDFMRVDDPRVAHLVDSVTLAGREPGTTLFKVVSPLVEAVLGETLVTVAEEKVSITDLKAQVVSSLSLSLHPSPGNSHTIIARTSVQQTLSFFKQEALLSLWISYSDGTTAPLSLYDPKDYNLVVSSLDEKVVSVTQDRAFPLVVAEGEGAGELLRAELVICESCQKTKRKSVLSTALATVRVHFGSEEDPTYDYDHVPSKPGLGETGASTTLRAEVERKADPSEDSRMSSASHPTEDFPTIPTGFVQVTRGLTDLEIGMYALLGVFCLAILVFLINCIVFVLKYRHKRIPPEGQTNMDHSHHWVFLGNGQPLRAHNDLSPQPESPGNPLENVQTCCHGDHHSSGSSQTSVQSQVHGRGDGSSGGSTRDQSEDPLNSPTSKRKRVKFTTFATMPSDELAYNSIPIADEEDLEWVCQDMGLQDPEELHNYIRRIKEIA; encoded by the exons ATGGCCTCTCCGGAGAAGATGCTCCCCGGGCCGGCCGcgctgctctgctgcctctgctcgCTGCTGCTCCCCG CCCACGCCAAGGGGCCAGCGCCCAGCCCTGAGCCCGCTGAGCCCCCCggtgccatcctgctgcctGTGAGCTACCGCCTGTCCAACACCCGCTTGGCCTTCTTCCTCAAGGAGGTGGGAGCCAGCCCGGTGGGCAACGGCAGCGCCCCCCTGCAGCGCTCCGAGCCCTTCGTCGTCTTCCAGACCAAGGAGCTGCCTGTCCTCAACGTCACCCTGGGGCCCTTCAGCACGGGGCTGGTGCTGCCCAAGGAGCACCTGCAGCCCTCCAGCACCCTGGAGGTCCCCGACCGCCTCACCGTCAACTGGAAGGTGCGCGCCTTCATCATCCAGCCCCGGCTGGTGGCCAGCCAGCCCGTGGTCCAAGTGCTCTTCTACGTGGCCGGCCGGGACTGGGACGACTTCGACGTCACGGACCGGCTGCCCTGCGTGCGGCTCCACGCCTTCCGCGACGCCCGGGAGATCAAGAGCTCGTGCCGGCTGCGGGGCAGCCTGGCCATGTGCCTGGTGCAGGCGGAGCTGCCCCACGCCTGGTTCGGCCCCTCGGCCGTGCCGCTGGGCAGGAGGAAGAGCCCCGAGAGCCTGGAGGTGCCGGGCGAGAGCCAGCAGGCCGAGCTGTACTACACCCTGCACGCCCCCGACGGGGCCGGCCAGTGCCTTGGGGACACGGTCCCGCGCCGCGGCGCCGGGGGGGCCAGGACTGAGGGTCCCACGCAGCACCCGCTGCTGCGCATCGGCAGCGTcagcctcctgcagcccccGCCGGGGCAGCCCATGCAGGAGCACCGGCTGGACGGCAACGTCTTCATCCGCCTGCCCGACAAGCCCCTCAAGCCAGGAGAGGTGCTGAGCATCCTCCTCTACCTGATGTCCAACTCCACGGTGGAGCATTTCACGCTCAG GGTGAAGGCCAAGAAAGGTGTCAACCTGCTCAGCACCAAGTCGAGGAGTGGGCAGTGGCTGGTGAGCTCGGAGCTGCTGACGGGTGGCAAACACTCCACTGCCACTGTCGACGTGTCCAGGGTGGATGGGGCCAGGCCCAG ggatggggatgacTCCTCTGAGATCATGCAGCTGGATTTCGAGATGGAGAACTTCACCAGCCAGTCGGTGACGCGCCGCATCATGTGGCACATCGACTACCGCGGCCGCAACCCCCCGCCCGACCTGGAGAAGGTGGTGACAGAGCTGACGGTCATCCAGAGGGACATCAGGGCCATCGTGCCCCTGGCCATG GACACAGAAATCATCAACACAGCCATCCTGACGGGGCGGACGGTGGCCATTCCCGTGAAGGTCATTGCCATCGAGCTGAGCGGCGTCGTTGTGGATGTCTCAGCTATGGTCGAGTGCAAGTCCAACAATGAAGACATCATTAAG gTTTCCAGCAGCTGTGACTATGTCTTTGTCAGCGGGAAGGAGTCGCGGGGCTCCATGAGCGCCCGGGTCACCTTCACCTACGAGCACCTCTCGGCCCCGCTGGAGATGACGGTGTGGGTGCCCAAACTGCCGCTGCACATCGAGCTCTCCGACGCCCGGCTGAGCCAAGTGAAGGGCTGGAGGGTGCCCATCCTGCCGGACAGGAG GTCGGTGCGGGACAGCGAGCAcgaggaggacgaggaggagcGGAAGCAGAGCcggggctgtgccctgcagtaCCAGCATTCCACGCTGCAGGTCTTCACCCAGTTCCACACCACGGCGGCCGAGGGCACGGAGCAGGTGGTCACCATGCTGGGGCCCGACTGGCTGGTGGAGGTCACCGACCTGGTCAGCGACTTCATGCGCGTGGACGACCCGCGGGTGGCCCACCTGGTGGACAGTGTCACGCTGGCCGGGAGGGAGCCGGGCACCACGCTCTTCAAG GTCGTGTCCCCGCTCGTGGAGGCGGTGCTGGGTGAGACACTGGTGACGGTGGCGGAGGAGAAGGTCAGCATCACTGACCTGAAGGCCCAGGTGGTCTCCAGCCTCTCGCTGTCCCtccaccccagccctggcaaCAGCCACACCATCATTGCCCGGACGTCGGTGCAGCAGACCCTCAGCTTCTTCAAGCAG GAAGCGCTCCTGAGCCTGTGGATTTCCTACAGCGACGGCACCACGGCCCCGCTCTCCCTCTACGACCCCAAGGACTACAACCTGGTGGTGAGCAGCCTGGACGAGAAGGTGGTCTCGGTGACCCAGGACCGGGCGTTCCCCTTGGTGGTGGCGGAGGGCGAGGGCGCAGGGGAGCTGCTCCGGGCAGAGCTGGTCATCTGTGAGAGCTGCCAGAAGACCAAGCGCAAGAGCGTCCTCTCCACCGCCTTGGCCACCGTGCGGGTCCACTTTGGGTCCGAGGAGGACCCGACCTATGACTATGACCACGTGCCCAGCaagccggggctgggggagacgGGGGCCAGCACCACCCTGCGGGCAGAGGTGGAGAGGAAAGCGGACCCGAGCGAGGACAGCAGGATGTCCAGCGCGTCTCACCCCACCGAGGACTTCCCCACCATCCCCACTGGCTTCGTCCAGGTGACCCGGGGGCTGACGGACCTGGAAATAGGCATGTACGCCCTCCTGGGCGTCTTCTGCCTGGCCATCTTGGTCTTCCTCATCAACTGCATTGTCTTTGTGCTGAAATACCGGCACAAACGCATCCCGCCCGAAGGCCAGACCAACATGGACCATTCCCACCACTGGGTCTTCCTGGGCAACGGGCAGCCCTTGCGGGCTCACAATGACCTCTCCCCGCAGCCTGAGAGCCCGGGGAACCCCCTGGAAAACGTCCAGACCTGCTGCCATGGGGACCACCACAGCAGTGGGAGCTCGCAGACCAGTGTGCAGAGCCAGGTCCACGGCCGGGGGGACGGTTCCTCAGGGGGCTCCACACGGGACCAGAGCGAGGACCCCCTCAACTCACCCACCTCCAAACGGAAGCGGGTGAAGTTCACCACCTTTGCCACAATGCCCTCCGACGAGCTGGCCTACAACTCCATCCCCATCGCCGATGAGGAGGACTTGGAGTGGGTCTGCCAGGACATGGGGCTGCAAGACCCTGAAGAGCTTCACAACTACATCCGCAGGATCAAAGAGATCGCTTAA